The following coding sequences are from one Paramormyrops kingsleyae isolate MSU_618 chromosome 21, PKINGS_0.4, whole genome shotgun sequence window:
- the LOC111847628 gene encoding lysophosphatidic acid receptor 3-like, whose product MANNISCDRNQSMAAFYDLHQKELNWTDTQLVVVRSFGSLLCSFILASNGLAVAAVVINRKFHFPFYYLLANLAASDFLAGIAYIYLMFNTGQVSRTLTVNMYFVRQGLLDISFSASLANLLIIALERYIAIMSWRLHSGLTKRRVSLLIMLVWAVALFLAAVPSLGWNCLCNLEDCSALAPIFSKSYLVFWSLSNLVVFLVMVVIYTRMYAYVKRKTVALSPNTSLNRRRMPIKFIKTVMTVLGAFVICWTPGLVILLMDGINCQKCQVLKFKTWFLLLATLNSVMNPIIYSYKDKDMWRTIKNIICSLACLRHRGRPRNSQRGLKPHSDTLPIQEMGIESQCSVEEKLQD is encoded by the exons ATGGCCAACAACATATCCTGTGACCGCAACCAGTCCATGGCCGCCTTCTATGACCTCCACCAAAAGGAACTAAACTGGACTGACACGCAGCTGGTGGTGGTGAGGTCCTTTGGTTCTCTGCTCTGCAGCTTCATCCTGGCGTCAAACGGGCTGGCCGTCGCTGCTGTGGTCATCAACCGCAAGTTTCACTTTCCCTTCTACTATCTCCTGGCCAATCTAGCGGCGTCGGACTTTCTCGCCGGAATAGCATATATCTATCTGATGTTTAACACCGGCCAGGTGTCCCGAACGCTGACTGTGAACATGTATTTCGTGCGACAGGGATTGCTTGATATTAGCTTTTCGGCGTCCCTGGCTAACCTACTGATCATAGCGCTGGAGCGCTACATCGCCATCATGAGCTGGAGGCTTCACAGCGGCCTCACCAAGCGGCGGGTCTCCCTGCTGATCATGCTCGTCTGGGCCGTCGCCCTCTTCCTGGCCGCTGTGCCCAGCCTGGGCTGGAACTGCCTCTGCAACCTCGAGGACTGCTCTGCGCTCGCTCCCATCTTCAGCAAGAGCTACCTCGTCTTCTGGTCGCTGTCGAACCTGGTCGTGTTTTTGGTCATGGTGGTGATCTACACACGGATGTATGCGTACGTGAAGAGGAAGACCGTCGCTCTGTCCCCGAATACCAGCTTAAACCGCAGGAGGATGCCAATCAAGTTCATCAAGACGGTGATGACGGTTCtag gggCCTTTGTAATCTGCTGGACTCCTGGATTAGTGATCCTTCTGATGGATGGCATTAACTGTCAGAAGTGCCAGGTGCTGAAGTTCAAAACTTGGTTTCTTCTCCTTGCCACCCTCAACTCAGTGATGAACCCCATCATCTACTCCTACAAGGACAAGGACATGTGGAGGACCATTAAAAACATCATATGCTCTTTGGCTTGCCTCAGGCACAGGGGCCGGCCAAGGAATAGCCAGCGGGGCCTGAAGCCCCATTCAGACACTCTTCCCATCCAGGAAATGGGAATCGAGAGCCAGTGCTCGGTCGAGGAGAAACTTCAGGACTGA